The nucleotide window CGCCCTGACTGATTATTTTGCAGTGGTTTTGCCACGGCAATTAAAGGAGCAAAATGCTCTGGCCTTTTACTGGTTTGCAAGACCGGCTGGTTCATCGGTTAGAGAATTACAAAAGCATGCCAGTGAGCTTTTGACCGATAGTGTGGATGAAGAATTTTGGTTTTGTCCCATGCACGAATCAGAAAGTCTCTGGCTCAAATTAAAGGAGCGTGGTATCGCTCATTTTGTTTTGCGTCAACTCAAAGCCGGTGTCACCGATAACGCTGCCAGTGCTGTCAAACAGGCTCTGACTATTATGGGGATGCAGGACTTTTTATTGGTTGCTACCGGTACTCTTTATGCTGGTAAAAGTGAAATCCCAAAAGTCTCACACAATAATTTGACCGAGAGAGTCAAAACCTATCAGGTCAGTCATGTCACTGACTTATTGGGCTTTCCTCACAGACAGGAGAGTCAGGCTGGTGGTTTTAGTGTTGTCGATATCGACCTTGATGATGATGCCCTGGTAGCGCTCAGCAAGGAGCGTTTGCTCTCATTGACACTATCTGAGATGCAGGCTATTCGCGCTCATTTTAATGATGCTAAGACTCAAGCTGAGCGCAAAAAGATTGGACTGACCAAAGACCCCACCGATGTGGAATTAGAAATAATTGCTCAGACCTGGTCAGAGCACTGCAAGCACAAAATCTTTAATGCCAAAATTGAACACACTGAAGAACACCTCAAAGAAGATGGTCAAGTCGAGAGTGCTAAAGTAGAAGCCATAGATAGCCTCTACAAGACCTATATCAAAGGTGCCACAGCCAAGCTCAAAGAGGCAAGACCGGACCTGCTCTCTGTCTTTGAAGACAATGCCGGTGTGGTGGCCTTTGATGATGACTATGCTGTTTGCTTTAAGGTAGAGACACACAATAGTCCCTCTGCTCTTGAGCCTTATGGCGGTGCCCTGACTGGCATCCTCGGTGTCAATCGCGACATCCTCGGCACTGGTCTTGGCGCTAAACCGATCTTTAATACCGATGTGTTTTGCTTCCCTCATCCACAAAGTGAATTCGTCCAGGGTCTTGCCAGCGCTGGATTGATTGATGCAGCAGAGCTACTGACTGGTGTGCGCCAGGGCGTACAAGATGGCGGTAATAAGAGTGGCATACCCACAGTCAATGGTGCAGTCTTTTTTGATGACAGCTACCGGGCTAAACCGCTTGTTTATTGCGGCACCGGTGGCATCCTGCCCCTTAAGCTAGCTGATAGTGGTCTGGATGCTGTCAAAAAACACACCAAAAATGGCGACCATATCGTCATGGCTGGTGGTTTAGTCGGACGCGACGGCGTACACGGCGCTACTTTTAGCAGTCTGGCGCTAGACGATAGTGTCGGCTCTGATGTTGTGCAAATCGGTGACCCCTTTACCCAAAAGCGCCTTACCGACTTTGTCCTGGCTGCTCGCGACGCCGGTCTAATTACTGGTATCACTGATAACGGTGCTGGTGGTTTGTCGTCCTCAGTCGGTGAGATGGCTGGCATCACTGGTGGTGCCACTATGGAAGTCTCGCAAGTACCGCTTAAATATCCGGGGCTGGCTGATTGGCAGATTGTCGTCTCCGAATCCCAAGAACGCATGACAATCAGCACCGATAATGTCGAAGCATTGCTCGCCATGGCCAACCGCTTTGATGTGATGGCTGTGGCCATTGGCCAGTTTGATGACAGTGGTTATTTTAGAGTGACCCGCGAGGGCAAGACTGTTGCTCTGCTCAATCTCGAGTTTTTGCATGATGGTGCTCCAAGGCTGGCTCTCCAATCTAAATGGACATTTAGAGCTGAAGTAGAAGTTGGTCAGCCCGCTTTTGCTATAGATAACGACAAAGATTTGACACCAGTCTTTAAAAAAGTCCTGGCTCACCCCAATGTCTGCAGTCGTGAAGCAATCATCAGACAATATGATCATGAGGTGCAGGGTGGTAGTGTGATTAAGCCGCTCATGGGACCTGCGCAAAAATCTCCCTGTGATGCTGGTGTTGTCCTGCCTCGTTTAGGCAGTGACAGAGCGCTTGCCGTCTCCTGCGGCATGACTCCTTTGCTCAGTCAATTTGATCCTTATCTCATGGCTCAGTGCAGTGCCGATGAAGCCGTGCGCAATGCTGTTTGCGTGGGAGCCGATCCTGATAGCATTTCTTTGCTCGATAATTTTTGCTGGCCCGATCCGGTGCAGTCCGACAAAAATCCTCTCGGTCAAGAAAAACTGGCTCAACTTGTGCTATCGGTCAAAGGCCTGCACGACATCTGCATGGAGTACGGCACACCGCTTATCTCTGGCAAAGACAGCATGAAGAACAACTTTGATGATGGCAAATTGCATCTGGCCATCGAGCCCACATTGCTTGTTTCGGCCATGGGTATAGTGCCCGATTGCAACCTGGCTGTCAGTAGTGACTTCAAAAACGAAGGTGACCTCGTCTATCTGATAGCAGCTGGTGCGCCTGCGCTCACTGCTTCGGTGCTGGCTGACTTGGATAGTGATTTAAATAGCTCGCGTTTGCCGCATCTCAATACCGCTCTCGCTCTCACTCTCTATCGCCGTCTCTATCAGGCTACCGGGTCGGGACTTGTGCAATCTATGCATGATGTCTCCGATGGTGGATTGGCAATTACTCTGGCAGAGTGTGCGCTGGGCGGTGCTATCGGACTGAGCGCCACTCTCAGCCCAGTTTATTTTGCTCACCTGGCAATCAAAGAGACCCTGCGCCGTAGTTTGATGGATAGCCGTGCTCTTGCATTTGCTGAGGGACCGGGCATGATTGTGGCTTCGGTAGCACCGGGCGATCAAGCCAAGTTTGAAAAACTCTTTGATCAATTGCCGCTCTATCAGATTGGCAAAGTGGGCGGCAATCATTTTGAGCTCAAAGATAATGACGGTCACAAACTCGTCAGTCTGCCGCTCAGTGAGCTACTACCAGCCTTTGAAAGCCAGGCTCATATGATGGGGGTAAACTGATGACTAAGCCCAAAGCACTTGTACTCTATGGCGATGGTATCAACTGTCAGCTCGAAACAGCTTACGCTCTGGAAGTGGCCGGCTTTGCTCCTGAGCTTGTCACCTGCCTCAGTCTCAAAGAGAACTTGCAAAAGCTCAAAGATGATTGTCAGCTCCTTGCTTTGCCCGGTGGTTTTAGCTTTGGTGATGAAGTGCGCTCCGGTAAGGTCCTGGCTGTCAAAATGCGGGCGTATATGGGAGATGCCATTGCCCAATTTTGTCAGAGTGGCAAATTGATTGTTGGTATTTGCAATGGCTTCCAGGCGCTCGTGCAGCTCGGCATCCTGCCTTTGGGTGAAGTGGCAAAAGGCGATCAAGATCGTACAGTGACACTGGCCCACAATAGTGGTGGCAAGTTTATGGACCGCTGGGTGGACCTCAATGTCTCCGGTAAGAGTGCTTATTTTGCTGGACTGAGTCAGTTATCCTTGCCGGTGCGCCATGGTGAAGGACGCCTGGTCCTGCGCGATGAAGCCAGTCAAAGCACCCGCATCAAGGCCCTTGCGCCACTGCGCTATGTCAGTGATATCAATGGATCATTTGATCAAATCGCTGCTCTAGTCAGTCCCTCTGATAAAGTGCTCGGTCTCATGCCCCATCCCGAATGTTATATCCGTCACAGTCAAAAGCCTGATTGGACCAGGCACAAAAGCGACAAAACATTGACTGAGAGTGTGCCTGCTGGGCTCCAAATATTTCTCAACGCTCGCTCTATGCTCAACTAAGGATAAGCCATGACTGACAATCTCTCAGCTGATAAGCCCAAAAGTTATTTGCAGTCCGGTGTCAATATCGAGCTGGCCGATAAGTTTGTTGGCAAAATCAAGGCGATGACTCAAGTTAGCTCTGACAAGCTCCTCAAGGGGGCTGGTGGCTATGCTGCTGTCTATGCCAATAGTCCTGGTGAGCGAGCCGTCGCTGTCACCACAGACGGTGTGGGCTCCAAACTTTTACTCTGTGAGGAGTTTGATACTTACGACACGATTGGTATAGATCTTGTCGCTATGTGCGCCAATGATCTGATTTGCGTGGGGGCAAGACCGGCGCTCTTTCTCGATTATTATGCTTGCGGTCGCCTTGACCTGGCACGCTCTGAGGCGCTTATCCGGGGTATTGTGGGCGCAGTCAAAGAGTGCGACATGCTCCTGGTGGGCGGTGAGACGGCTGAGATGCCAGACCTTTATAGTGCTAATCACTTTGATCTGGCTGGCTTTGCTGTTGGTTTTGTCGAGCCTGGTGAGATTATGACCGGTGCTATTAGCCCTGGTGATATTGTTGTGTCAGTCGCCTCCACCGGGCTGCACTCTAACGGTTACAGTCTGGCCCGTAAGCTCATTGCCCCCGGGCACAAGCTGCGCCGTGAGCTAATCACTGCCACTGCTCTTTATGTCCGTCCTTTTAATCTTGTCCACAAAAAACTTGGCGCTGATTTAACCGGTGCTGCCAATATCACTGGTGGTGGCTGGACCAATTTACTCAGACTCAATAGCAAGGTTGGCTTTGATCTCAAAGCGCAGCCGCTAATGCCAATCTTTGAAGCTCTTAAGGAGGAGGTAGAGCTATCTGAGCTGTACCGCACCTTTAATATGGGTATGGGTTTTGCTCTCATCGTAAAAGGAGAGCAAGCAGCAAAAGAGGCAATAGCCACTTTTGCTACTTTTGATATGCACGCTCAAATTGCTGGCAAAGTCACTGACCAAGCCGGCCAGGTAGTAATCGATAACACAATTGTCCTTAAGTAAACAAGTCATTGGGAGAGCAGATGTATACAGTATTAGCCAGCGTTTTTGATAAGACCAATCTTGTCGATTTGCTAAATAAGATCAAACCAGTAGCCGCCAAAGCTGGCGGACTAAAAGTCGTTGCTACAGGCACCACCTGCGGCTTTCTTAAAGATGCCGGTTTTGATTGTGTCAAAGTAGAAGAGATGACGGGCTTTCCCGAAATCCTCGAAGGACGAGTTAAGACACTGCATCCCAAAGTTTTTGCTGGTATTCTCTCCCGCGCCAATGATGCTGACCGTGCCACTCTTAAAGAGCACGGCATCACTGAAATCGACCTGGTGATAGTCAATCTTTATCCCTTTGCCGAAAAGATGAAACTCAATCTCGGTCTCGATAAACTAATTGAGTATATCGATATCGGTGGTGTCAGTTTGCTTAGAGCCGCTGGTAAAAACTATGACCGCGTCTCAGTACTGGGTACTCCTGATGATTATCAAGCTTTTGCCAAGGCTTACGAGGCCGGTCAAGTGGACAAAGCTTTTAGACTCAAGCTGGCTGCTCGAGTATTTCAACTAACAGCAGCCTATGACGCTTTGATTGAGCAAGTACTCTCAGCTCCCGAAGGCGAGGTTAACGCTAACTTCCCTCAGGCAATGTCCTTTAATCTCAAGCAAGTAACATCTCTGCGTTATGGCGAAAACCCACACCAAGCAGCCGCCTGGTACCAGCCACCACAACTGGACAATGAAGGTGATGTGCAGTTTCCGCCCTTTGAACAGTTAGCGGGTAAAGAGCTATCGGCTAATAATATTGTCGATTGCTATGCTCTCGTCCGTATCCTGCGTGATGTGCGCATGGCTACTTCTAGTAAGAGTGAAGCCGCTTGTATCATCAAGCACAATAATCCCTGTGGTGTTGCTATCGGCAAAACCACCGAAGAAGCCTTTGACCGCGCTTATGGTACTGACCCGCTCTCTGCTTTTGGTGGTATCTATGGCTTTAGCGGCAAAGTGACAGCCTCTCTTGCTAGCAAAATTGTGCAGGGCTTTGTCGAAATAGTTGCTGCTCCAGAATTTGAAGAAGAAGCACTGAAGATATTTAACAGTAAGAAAAATATGCGTGTGCTTAAGCTCAAACCAGAACTCCTGGCTGGCAAAGACGGTAAGTCATCAGCCAATCTGGTGCGCATCAAAGACATGGGCGACTTTGGTCTCATCCTCGAAAAAGATGTCGAAAAGGCTGTCTCCGTAGCTGAGTTTGAAACCGCCTGTGGTGACAAGAACATCACTACCGACTTGTCTGATGATCTGGCTTTTGCCTGGAATGTCGTCAAACATCTCACATCCAATGCCATCGTGGTCGTCAAAGACGGCAACGCTGTTGGTTTTGGTATCGGTCAGACCAGCCGGGTAGCAAGTGTCAAATTGGCTCTTACTCAAGGAGGCGATCTCTGCCACGGAGCAATTCTTGCCAGCGATGCATTCTTCCCCAGTATTGATAGCATCGAACAATGCGGCGATGCCGGCATCAAAGTGATTATCCAGCCCGGTGGCAGCATCAAAGACAAAGATGTAATTGCCAGAGCAAGCGAGCTTGGTATCACCATGCTACTCACTGGTCAACGCTGCTTCCGTCACTAAGGAGCCTTTATGGCAAGTAATGATGCTAAACCACTAGTCGGTCTTGTGATGGGTAGTAAAAGTGACTACCAGTACATGACTCATAGCCGCGACATCCTGGTCAAAGCCGGTGTTGCGCATGAGACCCTGGTGGTCAGCGCCCACCGTACACCTGAGCGCATGTACGAATATGGCAAGACTGCCATAGAGCGCGGCATCAAAGTGATAATTGCCGGAGCAGGTGGCGCCGCCCACCTGCCTGGCATGCTCTCTGCTCTCACTACTTTGCCCGTGCTCGGTGTGCCTGTGCCAGGTACACAGGGCGCTGGCGTGGATAGCTTGTTGTCCATTGTGCAGATGCCCGCTGGCATACCGACAGCCACTTTTGCCATGGGGCGAGCTGGTGCCGTTAATGCTGCGCTTTTTGCTTTGCAAATACTGGCATTAAACGATCCCACTCTGGCTCAGTTTTTAAAGGATGAGCGCAAAAGATTAGAAGGCGAAGCCATTGCTTCAAGCGCTAATTTGCTTGAGGGCTAAAGATGAAGACTGTCGGCATCCTTGGTGGTGGACAGCTGGGGCTCTTACTGAGCCAGAGTCTGGCCCGACTAGGCGCTCACACCATTGTCTACGACAGCGACAAGTGCGCACCATCGCACCGCCATACGGCACGCTCTTTTGTTTATCCTTTTGATGATTTAGAGCAGCTCAAAAAATTTGATAATGCCTGTGACGTCATTACTTATG belongs to Candidatus Obscuribacter sp. and includes:
- a CDS encoding phosphoribosylformylglycinamidine synthase subunit PurQ, producing the protein MTKPKALVLYGDGINCQLETAYALEVAGFAPELVTCLSLKENLQKLKDDCQLLALPGGFSFGDEVRSGKVLAVKMRAYMGDAIAQFCQSGKLIVGICNGFQALVQLGILPLGEVAKGDQDRTVTLAHNSGGKFMDRWVDLNVSGKSAYFAGLSQLSLPVRHGEGRLVLRDEASQSTRIKALAPLRYVSDINGSFDQIAALVSPSDKVLGLMPHPECYIRHSQKPDWTRHKSDKTLTESVPAGLQIFLNARSMLN
- the purE gene encoding 5-(carboxyamino)imidazole ribonucleotide mutase — translated: MASNDAKPLVGLVMGSKSDYQYMTHSRDILVKAGVAHETLVVSAHRTPERMYEYGKTAIERGIKVIIAGAGGAAHLPGMLSALTTLPVLGVPVPGTQGAGVDSLLSIVQMPAGIPTATFAMGRAGAVNAALFALQILALNDPTLAQFLKDERKRLEGEAIASSANLLEG
- the purM gene encoding phosphoribosylformylglycinamidine cyclo-ligase, with amino-acid sequence MTDNLSADKPKSYLQSGVNIELADKFVGKIKAMTQVSSDKLLKGAGGYAAVYANSPGERAVAVTTDGVGSKLLLCEEFDTYDTIGIDLVAMCANDLICVGARPALFLDYYACGRLDLARSEALIRGIVGAVKECDMLLVGGETAEMPDLYSANHFDLAGFAVGFVEPGEIMTGAISPGDIVVSVASTGLHSNGYSLARKLIAPGHKLRRELITATALYVRPFNLVHKKLGADLTGAANITGGGWTNLLRLNSKVGFDLKAQPLMPIFEALKEEVELSELYRTFNMGMGFALIVKGEQAAKEAIATFATFDMHAQIAGKVTDQAGQVVIDNTIVLK
- a CDS encoding phosphoribosylformylglycinamidine synthase, which encodes MNAPVNVLAQAGEGSALTDYFAVVLPRQLKEQNALAFYWFARPAGSSVRELQKHASELLTDSVDEEFWFCPMHESESLWLKLKERGIAHFVLRQLKAGVTDNAASAVKQALTIMGMQDFLLVATGTLYAGKSEIPKVSHNNLTERVKTYQVSHVTDLLGFPHRQESQAGGFSVVDIDLDDDALVALSKERLLSLTLSEMQAIRAHFNDAKTQAERKKIGLTKDPTDVELEIIAQTWSEHCKHKIFNAKIEHTEEHLKEDGQVESAKVEAIDSLYKTYIKGATAKLKEARPDLLSVFEDNAGVVAFDDDYAVCFKVETHNSPSALEPYGGALTGILGVNRDILGTGLGAKPIFNTDVFCFPHPQSEFVQGLASAGLIDAAELLTGVRQGVQDGGNKSGIPTVNGAVFFDDSYRAKPLVYCGTGGILPLKLADSGLDAVKKHTKNGDHIVMAGGLVGRDGVHGATFSSLALDDSVGSDVVQIGDPFTQKRLTDFVLAARDAGLITGITDNGAGGLSSSVGEMAGITGGATMEVSQVPLKYPGLADWQIVVSESQERMTISTDNVEALLAMANRFDVMAVAIGQFDDSGYFRVTREGKTVALLNLEFLHDGAPRLALQSKWTFRAEVEVGQPAFAIDNDKDLTPVFKKVLAHPNVCSREAIIRQYDHEVQGGSVIKPLMGPAQKSPCDAGVVLPRLGSDRALAVSCGMTPLLSQFDPYLMAQCSADEAVRNAVCVGADPDSISLLDNFCWPDPVQSDKNPLGQEKLAQLVLSVKGLHDICMEYGTPLISGKDSMKNNFDDGKLHLAIEPTLLVSAMGIVPDCNLAVSSDFKNEGDLVYLIAAGAPALTASVLADLDSDLNSSRLPHLNTALALTLYRRLYQATGSGLVQSMHDVSDGGLAITLAECALGGAIGLSATLSPVYFAHLAIKETLRRSLMDSRALAFAEGPGMIVASVAPGDQAKFEKLFDQLPLYQIGKVGGNHFELKDNDGHKLVSLPLSELLPAFESQAHMMGVN
- the purH gene encoding bifunctional phosphoribosylaminoimidazolecarboxamide formyltransferase/IMP cyclohydrolase, with protein sequence MYTVLASVFDKTNLVDLLNKIKPVAAKAGGLKVVATGTTCGFLKDAGFDCVKVEEMTGFPEILEGRVKTLHPKVFAGILSRANDADRATLKEHGITEIDLVIVNLYPFAEKMKLNLGLDKLIEYIDIGGVSLLRAAGKNYDRVSVLGTPDDYQAFAKAYEAGQVDKAFRLKLAARVFQLTAAYDALIEQVLSAPEGEVNANFPQAMSFNLKQVTSLRYGENPHQAAAWYQPPQLDNEGDVQFPPFEQLAGKELSANNIVDCYALVRILRDVRMATSSKSEAACIIKHNNPCGVAIGKTTEEAFDRAYGTDPLSAFGGIYGFSGKVTASLASKIVQGFVEIVAAPEFEEEALKIFNSKKNMRVLKLKPELLAGKDGKSSANLVRIKDMGDFGLILEKDVEKAVSVAEFETACGDKNITTDLSDDLAFAWNVVKHLTSNAIVVVKDGNAVGFGIGQTSRVASVKLALTQGGDLCHGAILASDAFFPSIDSIEQCGDAGIKVIIQPGGSIKDKDVIARASELGITMLLTGQRCFRH